The following are from one region of the Vicia villosa cultivar HV-30 ecotype Madison, WI unplaced genomic scaffold, Vvil1.0 ctg.000034F_1_1_3, whole genome shotgun sequence genome:
- the LOC131622644 gene encoding 1,4-dihydroxy-2-naphthoyl-CoA thioesterase 1-like, with protein MENKTSSSAKLKTIDLDVPLHTIGFEFEDISAEKVSGNLHLTQKCCQPYNMLHGGVSALIAEALASIGAHVACGYKRVVGVQLSINHLKPAVIGDFIHAEATPLAVGKSIQVWDVRIWKIDPSNSQNRLLIASSRVTIKCNMPMSMSVPENVKDAGDWLKKHPKL; from the exons ATGGAGAACAAAACATCATCATCGGCAAAACTAAAAACTATTGATTTGGATGTACCCCTTCATACAATAGGGTTTGAATTTGAAGATATATCTGCAGAGAAAGTTTCTGGAAATTTACATCTTACCCAAAAGTGTTGCCAG CCATATAACATGCTTCATGGAGGTGTATCAGCATTGATAGCAGAAGCACTAGCCAGTATTGGAGCACATGTTGCTTGTGGTTATAAAAGGGTTGTAGGAGTTCAACTTAGCATCAATCATTTGAAACCGGCTGTGATTGGTGATTTTATCCATGCTGAAGCCACACCTTTGGCCGTTGGCAAATCCATCCAG GTGTGGGATGTGAGAATCTGGAAGATTGATCCTTCAAACTCGCAAAACAGATTGTTGATAGCATCTTCTAGAGTTACTATTAAATGCAACATGCCCATGTCCATGTCTGTTCCTGAAAATGTAAAAGATGCCGGCGATTGGTTAAAGAAACACCCGAAATTGTAA